From the genome of Phoenix dactylifera cultivar Barhee BC4 unplaced genomic scaffold, palm_55x_up_171113_PBpolish2nd_filt_p 000801F, whole genome shotgun sequence, one region includes:
- the LOC120107228 gene encoding pectin acetylesterase 8-like codes for MQGFRSEFMRALPANSSSIGMFIDSCYSHCQSGAQETWLRSDSPVIDKMPIAKAVGDWYFGRTSMRKIDCPYPCNPTRHNREID; via the exons GTTTCAGATCAGAGTTTATGCGTGCACTGCCTGCAAACTCATCATCTATAGGCATGTTTATAGACTCGTGTTATTCCCACTGCCAATCAGGGGCTCAGGAGACATGGTTAAGAAGTGATTCTCCTGTTATAGATAAGATG CCAATTGCAAAAGCAGTTGGAGACTGGTATTTTGGCCGGACTTCCATGCGGAAGATTGACTGCCCCTACCCATGCAACCCAACACGTCACAACCGCGAAATTGATTAA